Part of the Pyrobaculum calidifontis JCM 11548 genome, AGCTTCGAGCCTGTGCACAGATTTTTCACAGTGGCCGCGGGAGTCCTCTACCTCTTGGTCTTCCTCGCCGCCTGGAGGGTGGGCGGGCGGCTGAGGCTGGTGGCGGCTCTGGCGCTGGCCTCTCTGGCCGCCACTGCGCTGACGGGCCGGGTCGTGTTGCTCGTGCTAGGGGGAGAGGTGCCTCCCCCCATCTCCTACGCTGTGTATCCCTTGAACAACTTCTTCGCCTTGGCCACGGCCCTCCTTATGGCTCTCTTGGCGTCGCTTCTAGAGCCGCGGAGGTATAAGACGCGGCTGGCCTTCTTCTACCGAGGGGCCGCCTTCTGGGGGGCGGTGGCGTCGGTGTCGGGGGCCTACATATTGGGCTACCACAAGATTGTAAAAGCCCCGCTGGCGTACAGCCTCTGGCCGCCGTCGTGGGACTTGGCGTGGCTCATCCACCTGGCGGCGGCTCTGCTGGCTGTGTCCTTCAGCCTAGTGGCCCTCGCCTCGGGCTTCTCCCCCTCGCTGTGGCACATACTCCTCGCCCTCTCCATCGCCGTGCAGCCCCTCACCGGACTGCTTATGTTCTACGGCGCCTCCGCCGACCCGTGGGCCCCCGGCCCTCAGACCGCCTTCCACGGGGCCTTCGCCCACCTCCTAGTGGTCTCGGCCTTTGTCCTATACCTAAAGAGCCGGTAATGGACCTCCTCCACCTAGCCATCCTCGCCTCAGCCCTAGCCCTCTCCCCCCTCCTCAGGCCCCCCGCCGGGCCTGTCCTCTTCATTGCCTCGTTTCTCTACTATCTATACAACTTCGCTAAGGCGCACCCGACGCCGTGGGAGGCGGCCACTGCGGCGCTGGCGAACCCAGCGGGCATTGTGTACCTCCTCGCCCTGCCGTCGGCCGCCTTAGCATTAACAAATCACCGGCTGGCGGCTCGTCTAGCGACGGCGGCCGCGGCCGCCTACCTCCTCGCATCGGCTCCCCCTCTTGAGGCCGGCCCATGGCTTGACCCGAGGTTCTCCTCGCCTTGGGCGCCCCTCTACTACGCGGCCCTCTTCGCCGGGTATGGCCTTATGCTCTCTGGGGCAGTGCACGGGAGGGGCTTCTACGCCGGGTGGGTCTTGGCCTCGGCGGGTCTCCTATTTGGCGCCGTGTGGAGCTACTACACCTTTGGCTGGGGGGGCTACTGGGCGTGGGACCCCGCTCAGACTGCCCACCTCGCGGCGTGGCTTGCGGCCACGGCCGTCTTGCACATCAAGAGGGGACGCCTCGCCGCCGTGGGGGCCGCGCTGGGGGCTTCGGCAGTTGAGCTGGGGGGCTTTTCCTCCCTGCGGCGCCTAGAGCCCGGCTTCGCCGTGCCCCTCTTCGCCCTGTCGGTGGCCGCGCTGGCGGCTGGGCTTTGGGAGGCCAGGAGGCCGGCGGCGGATAGGGTGGCGGCCGTCGTGGGCTACTCCATGCTTGCGCTCTCTCTGTACGTCTACGCCGCGGTGGTCGCCCCGGCCTTCGCGGCGTCGCTCGGCGCCCAGGTGGAGGTACCGGCGGGGGACGAGGCCTATATCAGGGTCGGCCTTGTCCTTGCCGCGGGGGCTGTGGCGGGGATGTCGCTGTTTGGGGTCTACGCGGTGGGGCCTAGGCTTGGGGCATTTCTCCCCTACGCCGTTGCCTTGGCCCTAGGTGCCGCGCTGACGGCGGCTGGGGTGAGGCCAGCGTGGGAGAGCGCGCCTTACACCAACTTCTTCCTCGTCGCCATCTCCGCCTCCTCTCTCGCCGCGGTGTACCACTTGGCCAAGGGCAAGATGGACAGGTGGGCCAAGGCGGTGCACGTCTTGTCCGTCGCCTTGCTAGCGGCGGTGGCGGTATCCGGCCCCTTTGCCTACAACATGTCTTACTACAAACTCATCGCCGCGGAGCCAGGCGCCGTGGTATTCACGCTACTGCCCTGGCCCTACCCGGAGAAGGTGGGGGTGGTGGGTGTTTCCTACTCCCTCGACGCGGGGCTTGTGGAAATTCCGCCGGGGCTGTATAGGGTCGCGCCTTTTAACTATAGCGCCTTTGTGGAAAGGGTGGGCGGCCCCTTCTCTCTTGCGGGGCTGAACTACACTGTGGTGGACGTCGGCGGGGTGAAGTACGTGGTGGTGTGGGGCGGCGGAGAGGTGGTGGGGGAGTGGGGCGGCTTCCCCGTGGCGCGGGTGGAGAGGAACGGCACAGTCGTGGTTTTCCCAGCCCCGCTGGACCTTATGGAGGCCTTGTCCATAGACCCGGGGCTTGTGAACCATGTGCTGAAGTGTCTAGGCAACGGGAGTAGGCTTGTGCCCAGAGGCGCCGTCTACTGGCTGAGGGTGTACGTGGACGGGGCCGCGGTGGAGGTGCCCGTGCGGTACGACCTCCCCGGCGACTTGAGGGGCGTGGGCGGGGTAGTGGTGGGCGTGGGAGAGGTCTACGGAGTCATCGACGTGAACTTGGCCGCGGCCCCTCCATACAAGCTCGTGGGAGACGTGTGGTGGAACAAGGCCACGGCGTCGTACGCCAAGTCGCTTGTAGACATGTGCAACGTCAACGCGGCGTACACCGCGGTGAGTTTCTCCGCCGGACGTGACCTCAACCTAACTGCCTTCGTCCAATACCTCAACGCAGACGACCCCCTCTGGGTAGTGGCCTTTAGGCCTGTGCCACTTGTACCAGCGGTGTGGGCCCTGGCGGCTGG contains:
- the ccsA gene encoding cytochrome c biogenesis protein CcsA, whose product is MDLLHLAILASALALSPLLRPPAGPVLFIASFLYYLYNFAKAHPTPWEAATAALANPAGIVYLLALPSAALALTNHRLAARLATAAAAAYLLASAPPLEAGPWLDPRFSSPWAPLYYAALFAGYGLMLSGAVHGRGFYAGWVLASAGLLFGAVWSYYTFGWGGYWAWDPAQTAHLAAWLAATAVLHIKRGRLAAVGAALGASAVELGGFSSLRRLEPGFAVPLFALSVAALAAGLWEARRPAADRVAAVVGYSMLALSLYVYAAVVAPAFAASLGAQVEVPAGDEAYIRVGLVLAAGAVAGMSLFGVYAVGPRLGAFLPYAVALALGAALTAAGVRPAWESAPYTNFFLVAISASSLAAVYHLAKGKMDRWAKAVHVLSVALLAAVAVSGPFAYNMSYYKLIAAEPGAVVFTLLPWPYPEKVGVVGVSYSLDAGLVEIPPGLYRVAPFNYSAFVERVGGPFSLAGLNYTVVDVGGVKYVVVWGGGEVVGEWGGFPVARVERNGTVVVFPAPLDLMEALSIDPGLVNHVLKCLGNGSRLVPRGAVYWLRVYVDGAAVEVPVRYDLPGDLRGVGGVVVGVGEVYGVIDVNLAAAPPYKLVGDVWWNKATASYAKSLVDMCNVNAAYTAVSFSAGRDLNLTAFVQYLNADDPLWVVAFRPVPLVPAVWALAAGLVAASIVAGRRGR